The following proteins are encoded in a genomic region of Apodemus sylvaticus chromosome 21, mApoSyl1.1, whole genome shotgun sequence:
- the Zdhhc7 gene encoding palmitoyltransferase ZDHHC7: protein MQPSGHRLRDIEHHPLLTDNDSHDSASSSSSSSEADMADRVWFIRDGCGMVCAVMTWLLVVYADFVVTFVMLLPSKDFWYSVVNGVLFNCLAVLALSSHLRTMLTDPGAVPKGTATKEYMESLQLKPGEVIYKCPKCCCIKPERAHHCSICKRCIRKMDHHCPWVNNCVGEKNQRFFVLFTMYIALSSVHALILCGLQFISCVRGQWTECSDFSPPITVILLVFLCLEGLLFFTFTAVMFGTQIHSICNDETEIERLKSEKPTWERRLRWEGMKSVFGGPPSVLWMNPFVGFRFRRLQMRTRKGGPEFSV from the exons ATGCAGCCGTCAGGACACAGGCTCCGGGACATCGAGCACCATCCTCTTCTGACTGACAATGACAGTCACGACTCtgcgtcctcctcctcttcctcctccgaGGCTGACATGGCAGACAGGGTTTGGTTCATCCGAGATGGCTGTGGCATGGTCTGCGCTGTCATGACATGGCTTCTCGTCGTCTATGCAGACTTCGTGGTGACCTTCGTCATGCTGCTGCCTTCCAAAGACTTCTGGTACTCTGTGGTGAACGGAGTCCTCTTCAACTGCTTGGCGGTGCTCGCGCTGTCCTCCCACCTGAGAACCATGCTCACGGACCCG GGGGCTGTCCCCAAAGGCACCGCCACGAAGGAGTACATGGAGAGCTTGCAGCTGAAGCCGGGCGAGGTCATCTACAAGTGCCCCAAGTGCTGCTGCATCAAGCCGGAGCGCGCCCACCACTGCAG TATTTGCAAGAGATGCATTCGAAAGATGGACCATCACTGCCCATGGGTGAACAACTGTGTGGGAGAGAAGAATCAGAGGTTCTTCGTGCTCTTCACC ATGTACATAGCCCTGTCTTCAGTCCATGCTCTGATTCTCTGTGGGCTTCAGTTCATCTCCTGTGTCCGAGGGCAGTGGACAG AGTGCAGCGACTTCTCTCCTCCCATCACTGTAatcctgttggtcttcctgtgcctTGAGGGCCTCCTGTTCTTCACATTCACCGCGGTCATGTTCGGCACCCAGATCCACTCCATATGCAATGACGAAACA GAGATCGAGAGGCTGAAGAGCGAGAAGCCCACGTGGGAGCGCAGGCTGCGCTGGGAAGGGATGAAGTCCGTCTTCGGGGGGCCTCCCTCCGTTCTCTGGATGAACCCCTTCGTCGGCTTCCGGTTCCGGCGGCTACAGATGAGGACCAGGAAAGGAGGCCCCGAGTTCTCTGTGTGA